The Ruminococcaceae bacterium R-25 genomic interval GAGCATTTGTTGACGATAACATCAACGGGCAGATCTTCCACGCGCAGGATTTCGCGGGAATGACTCTCGAAGAAGCAGTAAACAGCATCAAATAAAAAGGGAGATAATGTATGGAAAACTTCACGTTCTACTCACCCACAAAGTTCGTTTTCGGCAAGGGCACTGAATCTGAGGCAGGCAAGCTCGTTAAGGCTTTCGGCGGATCCAAAGTCCTCATCCACTATGGCGGCGGCAGTGTTGTCCGTTCAGGTCTTTTAGACCGCGTTAAGGCTTCACTCGACGGTGAAGGAATTCCATATGTCGAATTGGGCGGCGTTAAGCCGAACCCGAGAAGCGGCCTCGTTTATGAAGGTATCGACCTCTGCAAAAAAGAGGGCATTGATTTCATTCTCGCAGTAGGCGGCGGAAGCTCCATAGATTCATCCAAAGCTATCGCAGCAGGCGTTGTTTACGACGGCGATTTCTGGGATTTCTATTGCGGCAAGCCTATCGAAAAGGCTCTCCCTGTAGGAACAGTCCTCACGATCGCAGCTGCAGGCAGCGAAGGCTCCGGCGACTCTGTTATCACCAAGGAAGAAGGTATGTACAAGCGCGGCGCAAGCGGCGAGGGCATAAGGCCCAAGTTCAGTATCCTCAATCCTGAACTTACACAGACTCTGCCTCCTTACCAGACGGCATGCGGCATCACGGACATCATGGCTCACCTTTACGAGCGCTATCTCACAAATTCAAAGGATGTCGAAGTTACAGACCGCCTGATCGAAGCACTCCTCATCACAATGAAAAATGAAGGACCCAAGGTAATCGCTGATCCCAACGATTATCAGGCACGCGCAAATATCATGTGGGCAGGCACTATGGCACACACAAATTCCTGCGGCGTTGGCCGTTCACAGGACTGGAACAGCCACAACATCGAGCATGAATTATCAGCTCTCTACGACTGCGCTCACGGTGCAGGACTTGCGGTAACAATGCCTGCAGTTTTCAAGTATGTTATGAACCACGATGTTGCACGCTTCACACAGGTTGCAAACCGCGTCTGGGGTGTTGAGACTGCCGAGGAAGGCATCGAAGCATTCAAGCAGTTCCTCATCTCCATCGGCATGCCTTCGACATTGGGCGAATTAGGCGGCAAGGAAGAAGATATTCCCACACTTGTTAAGAACCTCTGCTACGGCGACGGCCGTGACGGCACGATCTCCGGATTTGTAACTCTTAATGAGGAAGACTGCGCAAATATCTACAAAGCAATGATCTGATAATTATTTATATTTTTTGGAGAATATCCGGGCTTTCTTTTATGACAGCCTTTTTTCGTGCTTTTGAGACGTTTTTCGCAATACGGATGTTATGGCGCTCCAAATTGTCTGATTTTTTTGAACGATTTTTCAAACGGCTGTCTGCAAACGCCTCCCTGTAACTCAACCGTAACAGTGCGTTCATTTGACTAACATACCGATTTCCTATAATCCGCAATAAATATACTTGCCATTATTGTGCAGAAATGGAGCAGGGAGACCGGTGAAAAAGGACGATCTGAGCGACCTTAGCCGCAGGGAGCTGGTCGATACTTTGTATAACCTGATGAACGAGAATGAACGGGGAGTTAAGAAGATCCCTGTTCCAAAGCAGGTTGCAGAGGAAAGACGGAGACTTCGGAAAAGAGCTAGGGTGACAAGGACAATTGTTACTGCTTTAGGAGCATTGACTGTAGTTGCTGCAGTTGCTGTTTTGTTGTCCACATTTCTTTTCACGGCAATTCAGGTATCCGGCGACAGCATGGAACCTACCTTATCTGACGGTGATGTTCTCGTTCTGCTCAATGCCCGCGACTATTCGAGCGGACAGCTCTGCTGTGTCGCCTGGCAGAACAAATTGCTTATAAAGCGTGTAATTGCTGTCGGAGGTGACAGCATTGACATAGACAGGGAAGGCAATGTCTCGGTAAACGGAAAGAAGATCGACGAACCTTATGTTACCGAGAAGAGCCTTGGTGAATGCGATATAGAATTCCCGTATCTTGTGCCCGAAGGCCGGGTATTTGTAATGGGAGATCAAAGATCGACATCGATCGACAGCAGAAGTTCTGCTGTAGGCGCTGTGGAAGAGGATCAGATAGTTGGCCGGGTCTGGTTTAAAGCGTGGCCGTTTGGGAGCTGAATACAGTGAATAAGCGCATTGAAAACTACATAATGCTGCTTAACAGGGCAAGAACAGGCAGGAGACGGTTAGTGTCCCTCGTACTTGCTCTGTCTTTAGCTGTTTCAGGAAATGTTTTCTGGCTCATGCGCGGAATCGGAACCGCTTTGACCAATGACCTTGTATGCGGACTTGAAGAACATGTTCACAGCGAAGAATGTTATGAGAAAAAGCTTATCTGCGAAGAGGAACATGAACATACCGATGAATGTTATGAAATGATCCTTATTTGCGGTAAGGAAGAACATAAACACACTGAAGACTGTTATGCACCTGTTTCCGTTCAGCGCGAGACACGATCTGATTGGGAAAAGACGATCCCCAAGACCCGTGGTGTCTATGCGAGCGATCTTATGAACGTTGCCGCATCTCAGACAGGTTATGTCGAGAGCGAGGACGGATATACAAGATATGGTGACTGGTACGGCAACCCGACAGCTGACTGGAATGTGATGTTTATATCATTCTGCATGCATTATGCGGGTATCAGCAAGGATAAGATACCCGGCGGTGCAGGCTGTTGGGCATGGCAGGTCAAGCTCGAAGAAAAAGGACTTCTCATTACGGATCTGAATGTTTTACCTCAGATCGGTGACATCGTTCTTGCAGATAAGGACGGCGACGGCAAGTGCGACCGTGCCGGCATCGTAGCAGATGTTACTGACGGAAAGATCAGTCTGATCGAAGGTGATGTTGACGGCAAAGTCGGCACTGCATCTTATACTTCCGGCAGTGGCGTGGTATTCGGTTATGTTTCCATTAATTCTTTAAATAAGCAGGAAGTTAAGCCTGATGATGAGGCTGTATCCGAGACTGCAGAAGAAACAACAGCCGCGTTACCGGAAGGAACAACAGAAGAACCCGCCGAAACAACGGAAACCACCACGGAAGAAAAGGTTTCTATTTTAGAATTTAACGCTGAAACAGAATCCGGTATCTGCGTTAAAGCAACTGCACCTGCAGGTGCGTTCCCTGAAGGCGTCACTATGACCGCCGCAGATGTTAACGACGAGAATATCATCGCCAAGGCTGAAGGCGCTGTGGAAGAAAATAAGGAAGTAAAGGGAAGTATCGCTATAGATATTACCTTTAAAGACAGTGACGGAAATGAGATTGAACCTGCGGAAGACACAACGGTTAACGTTAGTATCAGCATTCCTGAAGATAAGCAGATCGATGCTGATTCCTACAGCCTTTTCCACGTTAACAATGATGGCGCGACAGAGGTTGAAGGTGTTCAGGCAACGCAATCGGAAGTCGTTTTCGAATCTGACAGTTTCTCTATCTTTATCCTTACGGCAACAGGAGAAAGAAGCAAGGATAAAGTACATGCATGGATCAAGAATGCCGGCATGGGCACTCTTGAAGGTCATAGAGAATATGATCCTGAAACCGGTACATATGGCGACTATATCGTTAATGACAGAGAATATCCTTACGTATTGAGAGCAGGTGACACTATAACCCTTATCGGATATAACGATCAGCAGACTCCCAGATTTGTGATAGAAACTGATGACGGCAATAACAACAGTAATAATCACAGAAATATCGAGATAGTCGGCGAACAGACGGTTGAAGGAGATAAGGTAACTGCCGTAATAAGCGGTGTCGGCTCCACTGGATGGAGATATGAAAATGATCACTGGATAAGAGATTCCGTCAGGATCAGACTTGAGGGTACCGATGAATACTTCTATATCCAGGTCGATGAATACGGTTCTTCGGGTGCTGTGGTTGATTTTGATAATGTTCCTGTTTACAACAACAATAATGACAATATATGGAATTATTATGTCCGTGTCGGCCAGACGATTTCTGTAGCCGGTACGCCTAACCAAAACGGCGATCATTGGCCGTATATTGCAAATGGAGATAATCCGAACGGCTGGATAATAACAAACAATGCTTCATACCAGCAGCTTGATAACGGAAAGAGACAGCTTACAATCCCTGCCGAGATTTATTATGGAAACCGCGATAATGTTCAGATCATTACCATGTATACACCGCAGGGCATAAAGAAGGTAAGGATCATCGAGAATGTTGACGGCAACATCGATCATGCCGATATCGAGATTGCGGATGGCGGTGTCTATACCAATGTTCAGATTGAAGGCGGTAAGAACGGCGAACTGTATAAGACAGTTACCGAATACCAGTCATTTGTATATGACGTCAATTATTCTGAAATGCTCAATTCGCAGGGCGGAGTCGTCCAATTCTATGATAACAATGCAGGATATGCACCAATCACTCCTTCAAGATTTATAGGCGGTAAGGATCCTGAAACCGGTGAATGTCATGACTACTGGTCTGATCCTAATTATGCTCCAGGCAATTCACAGTATGAGTTAACTTCCAAGTACACTTGTCCGCCCGGAGAGACTTTCGATATGGGGCATGCCCGTTGGAGCAACAAGAGATTCTTCTATCAGGATGTAGCAGGTGCTATATTTGATGTCGAACTTCAGATTATTCCCCGCCATGTCCAAAAGTTTATCTGGAATGCTGATGCAAATGGCGGAGCCGGTGGATGGGATCCCATTTCCGGTCAGAATATCGAATATGATATCCATTACAACCAGGGTACGGGCGGCCAGTACAGGACGCGTACGGACAATGGCCCCTGGTCCGACTTTATTGATCTTAAGCCGGCTTCTTCCGGCGGTATCGTCGAATATAAAAACGAAGTCTTCAATCTTGGTAAGCAGGCCGTGATCGATGCTTATAACAAGTGCCCGAACCATTCCGGGCTTGATTTTACAGTTCATCACGATCTTGCAACGATTGAGTTTACCGCGAGCAAAGTTCTGACAGGAAGAACTCTTCAGAACAACGAATTCCTTTTTAAGCTCTTCCCGAGTGTTGAAGAGGCAATAGCTGATCCTGTTCCGACAGGAATTGCTTCGGCGAGAAACGATGCCTCGGGAAAAGTGGTTTTCGAGAATGTCGAATTCGAAAACGTTTCAGGTGAGCACACATACACTTACTACATGAGAGAGATCCCCGGAGACGATGAAGAAGTCATATACGATCCTGTTATCTACAAGATAATCATTGACGTAAACAAGGTAAAACATAACGCCGGGCCTGAAGGTCAGGACATTGTCGTTCCTGTCGATATAAGGTCGTTTACAAGACTTCGAAAAGGCGGAGATCCGACTAATGACAATGACTATCTGCCGGCTGACCAGTTTGTATTTAATAACACAACGAATAAATACGTTCTGCCTGATACAGGAGGTGGCGGCATCGCACCATACTTTGCCATCGGCACAGTGCTGATCGTGGGAGCCCTGATACTGCTGTTGCTCAGGCGGCGCAAGGAGGTGGATTTGTGATAACAACCGAAGTGATTAAAAAGAATGAAATAAATAAACTCAAAAGGAAAGGAACAAAGAAAATGACTAAGATAATGAAGAAGATCACATCCGTTTTCATAGCTTTCGTTATGATAATGGCGATGGGTGCATCGGCCTTCGCAGCAGGCCCTTACACCATTACGATTAAGAAGAAAGATACGAGTGATAAGTCTGTTCACAAGTATGAGGTTTATCAGATCCTCAAGGGAGAATCGACTGACGCAGGCCAGCTTCACAGTATTGACTGGGGCGATCATGTTGACGTGTCCGATGAGTCTGCCGTACTAGCAGCTTTATCGGGTGCTACTGTTTTGAACACTACATGCTCAAATGTTGAGGATGTCGTTGAGGCATTAAAGGATTTGGAGAGCAATTCTGCTCCGCTTGACAATTTTGCTTCAGCAATTTCAGATTTTCTGAAAACAACATCATTGACGGCTACTCTTGCGGCAAACGCAAGTTCAACAACTGTTTCCGTAACAGAGCCCGGCTATTACATGGTCAAGGATACTATTACGGATAACGACAACCCCAGTGCTGTTTCCAAGTTCATGCTTAAGGTCGTAAGCAATACAAATATTGATATCGATACAAAAGAAGAGATCCCTACACTCGATAAGGTAATCGAATCAGCAACTGACAGCACATCGATCACTGCTGACGGAAAGAAGAATACAGCAAGTGTCGGCGATGATATTAACTACAAGATTACAACAAAGGTACCTAATCTTATTGGCAAGGGTTACAAAGATAAGTATTGCTTTGTTGTTAACGATGAACTGAGCGCAGGTCTTACATATAAGGGTACAGCGGCTCCCACGATAACGATCGCAACGTCTCCCGTAACAACTCTTGTTGCCGGTACTGATTTTACTTTCGATAAGGATGACAGCGGATCCACAACAAAACTTCAGATCGTTTTCAATCCCGTAAAGATGCTCGAAAAGGGTACGAGTGCAGCTTTCGCAGGCAAGGAAATGACGATCAAGTACACTGCTATTCTTAATGAAGATGCAGTAATGACAGATGCAGGAAATCCTAATACTGCAGAACTTGTTTATTCAAATAATCCTTATCAGACTTATGCAGGTGATGTTCCTTCACCTTCAGAGCCCCACGGACAGACACCCGAATCAAAGACAATTACTTATACAACTGAAGTTGAACTTGATAAGGTTGATGCAAACAATACTTCAAAGAGACTTGCCGGTGCTGAATTCCAGATCACGGGTCTTTCAAGCAAGCAGGTCGTAACAACTGCCCAGCGCCTTGAAAGAGATGACGATGCAGGCACACTCTATAAGCTCAAGGACGGAAGCTATACGTCAGAAGCTCCTGACGGAACAAATAACGGCAAGTATGAAGACGGAAAGTACAAACTCGTTGAAAAGACAGAAATAGAGAAACTCGAAGGCTCACAGACGATAGTTGATTTTGTCGTAGGTGACGACGGTATCATCAATCTTTCCCGCCTTGGTGCAGGAACATATACGATCAAGGAGACAAAAGCTCCTACAGGATATGTAATGAGCAACACGGAGCATACGCTTGTAATCGACTGTGATCTTTCCGGAACAGCTCCTGTATGGACATACACATTTGACGGTGATGACATTACCGCAACACCTATCTCCATCATGATTGTCGACAACATGAAGGTTTCTGATCTTCCTATCACGGGAGGTATCGGTACTACAATCTTCTATATTGCAGGTTCAGTATTGATACTTGCAGGTGTTACACTTCTTATCGCAAAGAAGAGAAAGATCAACGAAGTTTAATGAAAGGCAGATGGCTGAGTATCTTAATAGTAGTTCTGATCGTGGCAGGCGCGGCTCTGCTGCTCTATCCCACAGTCAGCAATTATCTTCATTCGAAGTATTCAGCCTCGGTAATTAAGGATTATCACACGGTGTATCAGAACACCGAAGAGGAGAAAAGGCAGGACATAATCCGCAAAGCGGAAGACTATAATACGAGATTGTTTTCTGCCAACGCTCCGCTCTATGAACCCACCCAGGTCACTGGTTATAACGATACTCTTGATCTTACGGGAACGGGTGTAATGGGGTACATTGATATTGATAAGATCGGCGTGGAACTCCCGATCTACCATGGTGTGGATGCGGGAGTGCTTCAGATCGGAGTCGGACATCTTGAGGGATCAAGTCTACCTGTCGGAGGAGTGAACACTCACTGTATTCTGTCAGGACACAGAGGACTTCCTTCTGCAAAGCTCTTCACCGATCTGAATGAAATGGCGATAGGTGACAGGTTTACCATCACCGTTTTAGATCGGGTACTTACGTATGAGGTCGATCAGATAAAGGTAGTGCTTCCGGAGGATGCTTCGGAACTCGCTATCGAAGAAGGTAAGGATTATTGTACTCTTGTAACATGTACTCCTTATGGAATTAATACACACCGCCTTCTGGTCAGAGGCATCAGAGTGGATGGTGAGATAACAAGAACGCCAGATATATTTGTATCCAATGAGGCGTTTAAGATCGATAAGACTATTGTCGCAACTGTCATTGCGCTGCCTTTATTTATCACGGTAACGTTAGTAGCGGTAGTAATCGAGAGGAGAAGGTCGGGACATGACAAAAAACATAAAAATGTTTAGCGTCGCAGTGCTTATTGCACTTGTAATATGTTTCACGCCATGCATATCTGTGTTTGGCTTTGTTGTGCCGGATCCCGATAAGCCGACAAGTCTTTCCATGACGCTGAAATATTCAGGAGATGACGTTCTCTATGTTTCAGGCGCAGAAATAACTCTTTACAAAGTCGCTGACTGCAAGACCACATCCAGCGCAGTAAGCTATGACCTGACAAGTGGTTATGCCGCTTCTGGATTAGATCTTGACGGCAAGATAACCCAGTCCATGATCGATGATCTGGTCAAGTATACAGATGCGAACAGCATCACCGGTATTACGAAATCGACTGACAACAACGGAGAGGTAGCTTTTGACGGACTTGAAAGCGGAGTATATCTTGTATCCGCAACAAGTCTGCCGGACGGTTTTTCGTCCTTTGTTCCTTTCCTTTATTACCTCCCGTTCTTCGATCAGGATACCGGCGCCTGGGTTTATGACGGCGTTGCAGAGCCTAAGATCTCTTACTATCCGCCGGTTGACATTACAGTTAAGAAAGTATGGAACGATGACGGCAAAGACCGTCCTGCTTCAATTACCGTACAGCTCGAAAACGAGGATGGTATCGTAGATACAGTCGTGCTCAATTCTGCGAACGGATGGAAGCATGAATGGACAAACATGAGAGCCGATAAGAAATGGACTGTTAAGGAAACTAATGTGCCCAAGGGTTATCAGGTAACATATTCCTCCGCAGGTCTTGACTTTACCGTAACCAACACGGCCAAACTGATACAGACAGGTCAGGTACAATGGCCTGTGCCGGTCATGGTATTTGCCGGTTCATTCCTTATCTGTGCGGGTATCCTGATAAAGCTTCCGGGAAAGAAAAAAGATGAAGAGTAAGCGCAGACTGATCGGAAACATATCGATTACAGTGGGCCTGATCCTGCTCCTCGGCGCAGGCGGGCTCTTTTTCTTTAATATGCTCGAAAATAACAGTTTTGATGAAGATTCTTTTGACCTTGCAGAGCAGGTAAGATCTGAGATGGAACATACCGATGAGTCCATCGAAGGATCTGTTCCTGAAGAGACTGACAAGGTTGAACTGACTGAACTCAAGACCAGAAAGATAGGTGACGGAGTCTTTGACGGAATACTTGCAATTCCCGCTATTGAACTCGAGATGTCTGTATACGATACATGGAATGACGAGTACCTCCGTAAATCGATTTGCAGATACTATGGCTCGCCCTACACGGATGATTTTGTGATCGCAGGACATAATTACCGGAGCGGTTTCGGTAAACTTAAAAAGCTTAAACCGGGTGACGAAGTGTTCTTTACGGACATGGATGGCGTAACCACCCGTTACATCGTAAAACAGCTCGAAGTTTTGAATGGAACAGATATATCAGGCATGCTTTCTGGAGACTGGCCGCTGTCGCTTTATACGTGCACATATGGCGGAAGTGCGAGACTAACCGTGCGTTGTGAAAAGGCATAACGCGTCCGTTCATTAGTGAGAATGTATGTATAATTATGAAAAACGGAGGGCGCACCATGAGCAGCATCGATATACGAAAGATAAGCATTACCAACCTTGATGTTGACGCGATAGTAAATGCGGCGAATTCCTCGCTTCTTATGGGCGGCGGTGTCTGCGGCGCTATCTTCAGGGCGGCGGGAGCTGCCAAACTTCAGGCTGCCTGCTTTAAGATCGGCGGCTGCAAGACAGGTGATGCGGTCATTACTCCAGGTTTTAAACTCCCTGCAAAACATGTTATCCACGCTGTAGGCCCCGTCTGGCACGGCGGCAATAAAGGCGAACCCGAGCAGCTTTACAGCGCATACAAGCGCTCTTTGGAAGTCGCGAAAGAAAACAACCTTCATTCGATCGCTTTCCCCTTGATCTCTGCCGGAATCTACGGTTATCCGCAGGATCAGGCATGGTGCAAGGCTCTTCAGGCCACTAGCGACTTCATAGAGGCTAATAAGAACTATGAAATGAACATCATATTTGCCGTTATCGACGACGGGATCTTAGCGCTCGGCAAAAAGACGATGACGGATCTTAATTTCGCTGATAAAATGTGAGTTGATCTGGAAATAACGGAGGGGTTCTGAAAGTGTTTTTCACGATAGAGGAAACATTAAAGAAGGTTTCTCGCGAAGAGATAAACGGCAAACAGTTTGTAGCAGTTCTTTCTGCCGAAGAATGGATGAAGAACAAAGACAGCTTCGAGATGGGCATGGATATAGAGCCCGATCTGGCTGACATATTCCTTACAAAGGCAGAAGTTAACTACGATTCGCTCACAGGAACATTCTCCATTCCCGACCGCAAAAATCCTTCCGGCGACGACCTCAAATTCGCATTCGTCATGGACGAGAAGGGCATTGTTTTCATTGATAATTCAGGTTCCGCATTAGACATCATCCAGGGTGTCCAGCGCACGAAAAAGTGGAAGATGCCGAGCCTCGAACGCTTCTTATATGATTTCCTGGACCAGATCGTAAAAGACGATCTGAGATTGATGGAAAAGTATGAAGACGAGCTCGATCACATGGAGCAGGCGATAATCGACGGCGATGAGAATCTGCCTTCAGGACGCCTTAACGACATCAGAAACGATATCCGTTATCTTCGTATCCACTACGAGCAGCTCATGGACCTTGCTGCCGAATTCGAAGAGAATGAGAACGGCTTCTTCAAGCTCGAAAACTTAAGATATTTCAGGCTGTTCATAAACCGCGCAGAGAGACTGCACGAAGCATCAATGTCTCTGCGTGACTATACCATGCAGCTCCGAGACCTTTACAAGGCCCAGCTCGACTTGAAGCAGAACCGCATCATGACCGTTCTTACAGTCGTAACAACGATCTTCATGCCTCTGACACTTATCGTAGGCTGGTACGGAATGAACTTCGTCTACATGCCCGAACTCAAGTGGGAAGGCAGCTATCCGGTCGTAATCGCCGTAAGCATTCTGATCGTCGTTTTGAGCCTGATATTCTTCAAGCGCAAAAAGTGGCTCTGATAATTCCTGCTTTTGCACTTCAGACATGCTAAATCCGGTAGTCGTTTTATCAAACAGGTTGTCCTGCAGACTCGATGCAGCCAGGGACAGGAAGATCAGCGGGAAGAATCTCGGTGAATTTGTTCCGACTCCTTTTGCAAAAACGCATGGTGCCACGGGAAGCCAGTCTGCTCCTTATCTTGGACTGGACGTTGTCCTGGAAGATCTGGATCTTTCTCCCGATGACTCATTTATCGATATCGGCTGCGGCAAGGGACGTGTGATCGCTTACCTTCTTAAGAAAGGCTGCACCTGCAAGATCACAGGTGTTGAGATAAATCCCCAGGTTGCTTTTGTCGCGCGCAGCTGGTCCTCGCACATACCGAATGTTGAGATAATCGAAGGCGATGCAATGAGGCTTGATTATAACGCCTACAGCGTGCTCTTCATGTACCGGCCGATGGAGACGGATACTTTTAAGACTTTTATTGAGCATCTCGAAAATACGCTTACGCACAAGATCAAACTCTATTACTATGCAGATATGCAGAGCGGCTATTACTTGAATGAAAGGGCAGGGTGGAAGCTCATTAAGCGTGAAGAGATCTACCGTGTGCGCGGTTACTATATTCACAAGACTCCGCAGCGTTATTCGGTGTGGGAATACTCTGTTGATTAATCAACCATTTCCACTTCTGCGAAAACTATATCAGTAACGGTCTTTAATATATCTTCCGGAACCTTTTCAACAAACTTATTCTGTCTGGATGAAAGATCCAATGTCCTTATGTGTTCACACAGAATTGCACCTGTAGTAGAAGTGCGCTCATCCAAAGGCACATGGAGTGGAAAGTTGTTATTTGTATTTGTAATAGGACAGACAATTGCAAGCTTGGTTCGTCTGTTGAATTCATTATTACTTATGACAAGTGCAGGACGGAATCCGGCCTGTTCATGGCCTTGTTTTGGGTCAAAGCTGACCTTGATAATATCGCCTTGTTTTACCATGCTTCCCTCCCTGAAGGATCTCCCCAGTCAATCTCAGAGGGTTCATATTTGCCTTTGAATCCTTCGAAAAGGGCATGGATATTTTTTCTCTGAACAGGGCGCGAACGCTCGATTATTATCTTGCCATCATCAACAATGATATCGACCATTTCATCTTCAGACCAAGTCAGATCATCAAGCATGAATTTGGGAATTCTGATTCCCTGACTATTTCCCCATTTTTGAAGTTTTACAGTCATACGTAAATGTCCTCCTTGTATGTATATACATAGTATATACACAATTAGTACGAATATCAAGAGTTTTGAGGAACAAAAGAAGGGGCTGCCGGCACTTACCGGCAACCCCAAAACAAGGGTCGGACATCATGAACAGATGGGTTATTTACGCTCGTCCAAAACTTTTTGTACTCTGTCCTGGGCGATCTTTATTACGGCGTCCAGATCTTTCTGGCCTGTGAAGTAAGACGGCATTTCTTCCACCAGTATTATGGATATTGCCGCATCGTTGAAATTCGAATTTGAGCAGGATTCGATTACCTTTTCGAGAGCATCGAGCTGTTCTGTCGTATACTTCACGTTATTCTTGGGCTTAGGGCCGTCTCCGTAATATCCGAAAGGGTATGCGGGATTGATCGTATTAAAGTATTCAAACGCTTTAATACCTGTTTCACGGAAGATCTCACGGTTTAATACAAAATATCCTCTCGTGGCAATCTCTTGCTGTGTTTCGTCGGAAATCAGGAGCTTCAGGAAATCGGCACAAGCGTCGGCGCTCTTTGCCTGGGCGGAAATTGCGAGTGAGTCGTATGAATAAACTGTAGGTCCGCGTCCGTCAGAAGAGGGTGTTCCGAGTATTGAGGTGCAGCCTCTGGTGTTTTCGACTGCCTGAATATAATCCCAATATCCGGAGAATGAACCGTAGACAGCTTTCTGCATCTCGGCCGGAGTGTTGCTGTCGATATATACGGTCCTGTCGTCCTGTGTCCAATCCGGGCTCTTTTCCTGGACGTTATCCTTGACGAATTCTGCGAGGGCTGCAAATTCGGGACCTGAGAAATCCGCTTTTTTGTTGGAGATGAATTTTTCGCTCATGTTGTCGAAGAGACCGGCAAAATAATGTGCCTGGCCTGAAGTGTTCAGGTCCTTGCCGTTCAAAGTATCCTTGAGGAATTTAACATATTCGTCTGTTGTAAAACCGACTCCTGTTGTGGCTGCATATTTAGCATCCGTCTGGATGCCGAAGAGGCCGAAACTTATGGGCATGCTGTAAAGCTTTCCGTCGGTTTTCATTGCATCAAGTACGTTGGTGAAGTACTTATCGCTCTTCATATTGCTTGTGTAATCAGACAGGTCCATAAGGTAATTGCTGTTTTTAAGCGCACCGTAACCGTCAATATTCAAAAGCATGTCAGGGCCTTCGCCGTTCATGATGTCCATTGCGAGTTTATTGGTCATGTCTGCCATGTATTTAAGGCTGATTTCGTTGGATTCATCGTCGTTAGTTGCTTTCCTGTACTCTGAGGAAACATTTGAAGAGTAACGCTCCGTGACCTCGATAAAGTAGTCCTTGTTAGACTCGTTAT includes:
- a CDS encoding antitoxin MazE — its product is MTVKLQKWGNSQGIRIPKFMLDDLTWSEDEMVDIIVDDGKIIIERSRPVQRKNIHALFEGFKGKYEPSEIDWGDPSGREAW
- a CDS encoding magnesium transporter codes for the protein MFFTIEETLKKVSREEINGKQFVAVLSAEEWMKNKDSFEMGMDIEPDLADIFLTKAEVNYDSLTGTFSIPDRKNPSGDDLKFAFVMDEKGIVFIDNSGSALDIIQGVQRTKKWKMPSLERFLYDFLDQIVKDDLRLMEKYEDELDHMEQAIIDGDENLPSGRLNDIRNDIRYLRIHYEQLMDLAAEFEENENGFFKLENLRYFRLFINRAERLHEASMSLRDYTMQLRDLYKAQLDLKQNRIMTVLTVVTTIFMPLTLIVGWYGMNFVYMPELKWEGSYPVVIAVSILIVVLSLIFFKRKKWL
- a CDS encoding Cna B-type protein, producing MTKNIKMFSVAVLIALVICFTPCISVFGFVVPDPDKPTSLSMTLKYSGDDVLYVSGAEITLYKVADCKTTSSAVSYDLTSGYAASGLDLDGKITQSMIDDLVKYTDANSITGITKSTDNNGEVAFDGLESGVYLVSATSLPDGFSSFVPFLYYLPFFDQDTGAWVYDGVAEPKISYYPPVDITVKKVWNDDGKDRPASITVQLENEDGIVDTVVLNSANGWKHEWTNMRADKKWTVKETNVPKGYQVTYSSAGLDFTVTNTAKLIQTGQVQWPVPVMVFAGSFLICAGILIKLPGKKKDEE
- a CDS encoding mRNA interferase MazF; this translates as MVKQGDIIKVSFDPKQGHEQAGFRPALVISNNEFNRRTKLAIVCPITNTNNNFPLHVPLDERTSTTGAILCEHIRTLDLSSRQNKFVEKVPEDILKTVTDIVFAEVEMVD
- a CDS encoding sortase A, with the translated sequence MKSKRRLIGNISITVGLILLLGAGGLFFFNMLENNSFDEDSFDLAEQVRSEMEHTDESIEGSVPEETDKVELTELKTRKIGDGVFDGILAIPAIELEMSVYDTWNDEYLRKSICRYYGSPYTDDFVIAGHNYRSGFGKLKKLKPGDEVFFTDMDGVTTRYIVKQLEVLNGTDISGMLSGDWPLSLYTCTYGGSARLTVRCEKA
- a CDS encoding O-acetyl-ADP-ribose deacetylase (regulator of RNase III); this encodes MSSIDIRKISITNLDVDAIVNAANSSLLMGGGVCGAIFRAAGAAKLQAACFKIGGCKTGDAVITPGFKLPAKHVIHAVGPVWHGGNKGEPEQLYSAYKRSLEVAKENNLHSIAFPLISAGIYGYPQDQAWCKALQATSDFIEANKNYEMNIIFAVIDDGILALGKKTMTDLNFADKM
- a CDS encoding methyltransferase family protein, which codes for MLNPVVVLSNRLSCRLDAARDRKISGKNLGEFVPTPFAKTHGATGSQSAPYLGLDVVLEDLDLSPDDSFIDIGCGKGRVIAYLLKKGCTCKITGVEINPQVAFVARSWSSHIPNVEIIEGDAMRLDYNAYSVLFMYRPMETDTFKTFIEHLENTLTHKIKLYYYADMQSGYYLNERAGWKLIKREEIYRVRGYYIHKTPQRYSVWEYSVD
- a CDS encoding sortase A — encoded protein: MKGRWLSILIVVLIVAGAALLLYPTVSNYLHSKYSASVIKDYHTVYQNTEEEKRQDIIRKAEDYNTRLFSANAPLYEPTQVTGYNDTLDLTGTGVMGYIDIDKIGVELPIYHGVDAGVLQIGVGHLEGSSLPVGGVNTHCILSGHRGLPSAKLFTDLNEMAIGDRFTITVLDRVLTYEVDQIKVVLPEDASELAIEEGKDYCTLVTCTPYGINTHRLLVRGIRVDGEITRTPDIFVSNEAFKIDKTIVATVIALPLFITVTLVAVVIERRRSGHDKKHKNV